ccaccagactagtcccagaactaagaggcgtaagttacgaggaaaggctgcgtgaattgcacctTATGTCGCTAGAAAATGGAAGagcttggggagacatgatcattacatacaaaattgacaggatagataaggatggattatttGACATGGGTGGCActtgtacaaggggacacaggtggaagctgagtaccctacCCAAATGAgcgacacattagaaagaactttgtcagaaaagttaataaatggaatacattaagaACACAACTAGGTTAGTTCACTCGTGCGCACTCATGCACTCCTGTAGTCTATTCTCGCACTCCTGTACTCGTAGATAAGCATGTTTCCGCTCGGGCAAAAATTGACAGATCTATAGTTTTTTTCTGTATAGAACTACCTATAAATCTCGAGACATTTACCTGAACCACGAAACTCAAACATGCAAGTTTTCTCAGTGTAAAGTTGCCAGATCGCCTTTTAAGGTTCTAGAAGCAGGTTTTCTGCCGAACAAAATCGACAAGTTTTTACCTAAAACAAGCTCTATGATGGGAAGTTTACTGAATGTAGATATATGTAAAGTTCTGTGTGACGCGAAGTATTTACTAAATCAAGTTATACCATTGCAGGGCTTCCCTAATTGTATTTGGTACCTGCAGAAGGGACCGACCTCCCTCCGGATGGACGCTACGGAGGCCCATCCGGAGGGATGGAAAtaccatagatgggattacagggAATACCAAGACGTAGGTAGCGTGGCCTTGAGTCGTCCAGGGTTACCGATAGTGTCatatattgttgttttagatttagctactcaaaacgaagtgtccatgtagcacgggctatggtgagcccgtaatgtatATTGGTTGATCCTATATTTAGTACTGATCCCCTAAGAGATGTCTCACTGTTGAAAGTATGCAACGTCCATTCAGCTGAGctttaggagactcgaaccacggaccccacgcgtgtgagggagaaggtctaTCCACTTTGCTATGGGTAGTCTATATAAGCATACCACTTGTCCGCAGACAAGCAGTACAGATGTTAGTGGAGAGAGCGGGCGGGGAAGTAGTGAAGCACTTACAGGAGGTAAACACTGTGCTACTGGTCTGTAATGAGTACAAATAAAAGAATTACATATATACATCACTGTCAGTACAAGGGCTGCCTCGCCGGCGTCCCCAGCAGTGACGTAACAAGGTATTCTGGTGCAGTTTTATATTAACCCAAATGTAATCAACGTTTTTCCATATTTGTTTAAATTGATGAATTATAATAGCTGATGTAGCGCATTTTAAACTGAAAACAATCTTGTTATGACTGGAAAGATGAACAAGTACGTTCGTAAGAGTTGAAAATTGAAATACTTCATCTGGCTggcaactcttccccccccccccccccccagtacgaGATATGGGGTGTGGGGACCCTCCTCTCCCCCTGCTGCAGGATAAATAGAGGACGAAGGAAAATTTTAACCAGACTCGTCCTCTGCTCTGGGCTAAGAATATTCTCGCCACTCACCATGAAGAAGGTGGGTTTCTACTCGAATGTTGTTTAACGTGAAATATATAGATTTTATTGGTATTTAATTCCAGGTGAAGCGGTTTCCCGTCATGGTTGTGAATGCTTCCACGACTGATTTGATTTGGCTGTGTAAAGTGTCATATTCGCTTGTAATGGAGGGTCCTGTAACGCTCAGTTTCATAAAATGAGAACCGCTCTTTGCTCTGGAAATGCCAGCTACAGCTACCCGATTCACGAATCAAGATTCATTCCGAGTGAATCTTAGTGTCGTCAGCGTGTCTGACATCGACTGAGCAACAGAGGAGCTAACGATATAGTGTTACACTAGGATATACTAGCCTTTTATCACACTACTAGAATTTATATACAAGGGAACGTTTAGCTGCACGCCATTATTTTAGCCGTTTAGCCCTCGCCTCAAAAGTAAGGGATTGTCAAATAAAAATACCAATAATATACATGTTTCGCTATTACCAATCGTAAAATAATATAACCACTATCGCAATCCATTACACAATCACCAGCCCCATCCTCTGACACTGCCTTCCTTCTCGtcaccaagttcaagttcaagtatgtttattgagataagaaagaaatacatctcaaagggatagagtagcttaggctatttctaccccccccccgaaTCACTCTTCACCCCTGACTATCTCTGCCACAATTACTCATCCCTCCTCGAATTGACCGTCTTGCCTAACACTGTCTATGGGGCATGAGCTCTAGCTCTGTGCCCGGCCTACCTGCCTTGTACCTGCTGCGTCACAATTTAATTATTCTGACGTTCCAATACTTTGCGAATtttgccttaaagttgtggatagaggtggcttccacgacttctttcagtgcattccacttgattACCCGTACAAGGCAAAAGTTATGTCCTTACATTCCTTCGGTTCACTTGAATTTCCAGCTACACAACCACCCATCCTTGACTGTCTCCCACCAGCCCCTGACCgcgtctccctccccccccccactattaCCCCACTTGACACCCTCCCACTCCCCACTCTGCAAACCCGTCAAACAACTTTGACCTCTCCTTAACTCCCGCTCCACAACAACGCAACACATCTCACTACACCGCCACCTCCCTACTACATGCCCACCACAACGCCACCTTCCTACAACATCCCAGGCCAAACCCCAACATAAACTCTCTATACCACAATCCAACAATGACAACTAAATTTCTCGGCAGTAACACGAAAATTCCGCTGACCCAAATAAGCGAGGGGAACAATCGCAATGGATTCAAGTTTACAAAAAAGTTTCATATCCAATTAACACACTTATCAAGGTCACAGATTCAATACAATAATATTTTTTAGATACTCATTGGATGCCTTGAGACTGAAAGACCGAGCACAATGAATACATCCCACAGAACAAGCAGTCGTTgttattatatatagatatatagctcTTCCTGCATGATGATAGATGGGACAGTGTAAATTTAACATGGTCGTATATATCAATTAAATTTTGTTGGATTTATTGACATATTACTGCCCTGCGGCAGACAAACAGCCAGGGCTAGGCTGAAAGAGCATCCAAGGGATTTAAGAGTCTCGCAGGACCAGCTTCGGCATTATTTTATCAAGTTCAACTAGTTTTCAAGAGGGAAAAGTGGAGCGGGTGTGGCACATGAGATGTCTTCCTCTTAGAATCTGAAGTAATGAAGGTGTAGTGTACGCAACACTGGTTCTGGAGGAACTGCTGTCCAATCCTGTCGTGGATGGGAAGACAGGTTACACTGTCAAGTGTGAATTAGATTCGTGTGTCAAGGGCAAGCACCCGGAGGGTAGTGGCCAGCCATCAACCATTTACGTGTCTACTTTTaagaagcctgtacatctttcatgGTACCTCAGTCTACAGCAATTAAACTTTTTACGAGCTTCAAATCTTCGCAACCCAATGTTATTGTTGCAATTGGGCCGATTGACAGCCTCCTATAGCGCTTCGGAGCTCTTAAAGTGTTAAATAAATACAAACGAAGTCGCAATGATAgagtaaagatgtacaggttttgtAAGTGGTCGCTTGATGGATCTTGGCCGTTTAAAAGAAGCTGCACGTGGTGAGGCCACGGGATATCCGGTGAAgtttttatttcatatttattttcaattatgcCATGATAAGGATTTTCTCTCACTGACTCTAGGTATGTCTATGGCGGTGGCTAATTCATAGGCTAGTTGGCGACATTTTTCTTTGGTGAGAAATGTCGCCAATGGTGACATTTTTGCATCTCACCATATTGAAAATGGTAAGAAAACAGCttcgattaatttttttttttttttttttttgagatatatacaagagttgttacattcttgtacgcgtagcgtttcgggcaggtccctggaatacgatcccctgccgcgaagaattgttttttcatccaagtacacattttactgttgcgttaaacagaggctacagttaaggaattgcgcccagtaaatcctccccggccaggatacgaacccatgacatagcgctcgcggaacgccaggcaagtgtcttaccactacaccacggagactgttaaatacAGGGAGGCATTAATGGATCTGTGACTCTGTTCTTCTAAATTATATTTTTAGGTACTTAGAGATTGAATATTGAATATTTCAGTGCGTAGCCTTAAGGCTTCAGAAGATTGCTGAATACTTACTTTATCTGGTTAAGTATGTTAGAGCACTTTGTGATCAATGTGGCAGTCTCCAACTTTCCGAATACCACGAGTGATAGCCTGGTGTTCGCTGGCCTCGCTGGCGCCTAAACACACGATTCTGATTCATTAGTTATTATTGATTATTATTCCTTTTGCATGTTATCTATTTACGCATGGATAAGATTTAAATATACTTGTGCATGTATAGGatgtataaaaaatatataaactaaTTATCGTACGCAGGTCTCATGATGGTGTTTCTTTACAGTTGCTTCTGGCGACGGTTGTCGTCAGTGTCGTGCTGGGGACGACCTCTGCAACACCTGACCCAGCGCCCCACTCCTATCAACGAGGACGGAGTTCTCATCACCGGGGAGGATATCACAGTACTGGCGGATTCAGTGGTCACGGGGGTCATCATGGCAGCCAGTTTGGTAGACCAGGAAGTCATGGCAGCCAGTTTGGTGGCTATGGAAGTGTCGGTGGCTTTGGCAGtcatggtggtgtgggtggctttGGCAGTCATGGTGGTGTGAGTGGCCTTGGCAATCATGGTGGTGTCGGTGGCTTTGGCAGtcatggtggtgtgggtggctttGGCAGTCATGGTGGTGTGAGTGGCTTTGGTAGtcatggtagtgtgggtggccttGGTAATCCTGGAGGTGTTGGAGGCTTTGGCAGTCATGGTAGTTTGGGTGGTCTTGGTAATCCTGGAAGTGTCGGTGGCTTTGGCAGTCATGGTGGTGTGAGTGGCCTTGGTAATCCTGGTGGCGTTGGTGGCTTTGGCAatcatggtggtgttggtggccttGGCAATCATGGTGGTGTCGGTGGCTTTGGCAGTCAAGGTGGCCAGTTGGTTAGCCAAGGCGGGAGCCATTCTGGAGGACAAGGAAGCATTATTCCTATTGATTCAATCCGTAGTCACAAGCCACAGGGATGACATCCATGTCCTGGTGAACAATGAGTTATTCATGTTCTGTTGAACAACCGAGAACACTGCTGAACTAGCGACAACCTTCTTGCTTGACACAGATTGTGACATTTGTCTTGAATATGAAACGTGCAACAGGACATCGAGTGTGTTGTGGTATTCTGTAATAAAACTAAATTTTTTCATGATGAATCTTGTTTGACTTGCTGCCTAGCTCTTGTGCCTCATCACACATGTGATAATACTTATTCCTCAtgtgataaagacagtctatttaacacaaggggaacacgcacaaggggacacaggtggaaactgagtgcccaaatgagccacagagatattagaaagaacttttttagtgtcagagtggttgacaaatggaatgcattaggaagtgatgtggtggaggctgactccatacacagtttcaagtgtagatatgacagagcccgataggctcatgaatctgtacacctgttgattgacggttgagaggcgggaccaaagagccagagctcaacccccgcaaacacaactaggtgagtacacagacacacaccactaGCTTTTGTGCACAATACACTCATCACATAGACACACGCACACTAaggccgggaccaaagagccagagctcaacccccgcaagcacaagtaggtgagtaccaaGAGGTAAAAAAAATTACCGGGAGGTAATTCTACAGAACCACAGTGGTCCTTCAAGAgtatttattgagacaagaaagaattacatctcaaagggatagagtagcttaggctatttctaccccacaAATAGTGGTCCTTTATTGTGACTATAGACCGGACGAGGTGCTTCCATTAGCAACAAACGCTCATAAAACCAGGCACCTATAGACCAaacgattacgggctattcatgcccgtgccaccttttgggcggcTTAGTCTTTATCAATCATCGACCAAACGAGGCACCTGAGAGGAAGATCGTGGTTACTGCCGAGGCACAACACGCAATAATTACAGGGGTGATTACTGGGTAATGAGTGAAAGACGTGCTGTACCATGGTTAAGGTCGACCTTACATCTCACATTAGACGCAGGATGGAAGCTACTGAGCCCAGACCTTTCTCCTCGTGCTTCCTTCCCTTGCTAGTATAACTTTACAAAAGATCAAGTTGAGAATCTCCTTGACACAGATGTTAAGACTCAAGACAAGACTTTGTCCCTACGTCATTAAAGGCTATATAAGACCACATGCCCCGCTCTTGCAAGCCTGCATTGGTCAACTTGGTCAGTCTGGTTATGCATCATAGCCTAGGATGTTGATGAAACCATTGAAAGGCTCCTGGAATAAGTATTAATTTTTAAGCTTAAATGACTTGGAGCAGATGGATATTTTATGTTTTGAAAATTGGTGACGTGTTCTAACCTTTCAGGTTATTGatagtaaatgtgtgtgtgtatatatacacatgcaagagttcttacattctatttaacaacctgtcctcttaaaaagaacgtcgcttttggccgtttgcccgtatggccgaatttggacgtaatttgaaaatgaaaaaaaaattaaaataaatttgggatttttgttttcaacaacagtaagttaagggtcctctgataggttaggtgggcaggaaattctcataaagtttcaaaacgatatgaaaaacgtgaatttaaagagtcctcttataacctctgcgcgtacgccggacgactcaaatagaaaacggaacagaatgtcacttttgtgagtcgatttcatttcaaattacgtccaaatttagccatatcgcgcatacgagccaaaagtgacgttatttttaagaggacgggttgcacgcatagcgtttcgggcaagtccttaatcctaattttcacacacacacattcccaggaagcagctcatagcagctgtctaactcccaggtacctattttctgctagatgaacaggagcatcagtgtgaaagaaactctgcccatttgtttcatccTTCGCCGGGGATCAAATCCGAACCCTAacgactacgaaccccgagcgctgtccactcagccctcAGGCCAGCTGATAAATGGCCTGATCAGTACCTCTCTGGCGTTGAAATCCTCAGACACTTACTGGTCAGTAAGCGATTGTGGTGGCGTTATTAACCCTCCAAGTTCATAGGCCTTAAGAGAACAGTCTAACAAAAGCCAATCGAGAATCCGAGGTCAGCCGCTTAGAAGTCACTGTTCTTGGTGTCATAGAAAAACTTGCCACTGCGGCATATAATTCAAGTTCGTGAAAGTTTCAGTTACATGTGGTCATGACACAACATGGCATGTTGATGTTATCAGAAAAAACATCGACCAGGGGTTATGAGAGCATGTTGCTGCTATGAATGACACGTAGCGAGATAGCGTGGAGGCCAGATATGTCATGGTCTAACAGCCAATATGGAGGAGGTAATGGTAGACGAGTCTTATTATTACAccggagaatcttgaatgtaatgCCATAGAATattgcccctcccctccccccccccccgggacatTGTGGCCATGGCGGCGACGGAGTCAGTTTGGCTCGTCAGGCCAAACTGACTGTCCAtgtgtggacagcgctcggggttcatagtcctaaggggtccgggttcgatccccggcggaggcggaaacaaatgggcagtttctttcacactaatacccctgttcacctagcagaagataggtacctgggagttagacagctgccatgggctgcttcctgtggatgtgtgtgtgaaaattaggattaaggacttacccGAAATGGCATCCgtcctagtggctgtacaagaatgtaagcactcttgtatatatataaaaaaagtcaGTTTCACTAACAAGATTGCCAACGTCCATGAAGTGACTCCAGGACTAAAACAAAAAATTAACCCATTTGCATGTATGATAATATTTGCAAACAAAAGATTAACACATCCTCTTAAACGAGCGCGATTAGGCATTTATATTAACTAAACTAACagtttatatataacctgtatacGAGGGACTGAGACAAACTGTGATTACAAACAAGTGAATTCAACTGACAGAAAAATTATTACATTCTCAATAATGATATTTTAATATTTCAGAGCAACCTGAAAGTAGACTTGGGGGTGCGGGTGACCTTTTAGGTCGGGCGGCGCTGCCTTGAGCCAGCCTAGTCTGTACTGTGGTGTAATGTGTCCTCTTGGACGTGGCACTTCTACTTATATTAGAAGCTTCCAAGAGTAGAGAGAGATTTATTAAGTGTAATGGATAACGCATTTTGGCCTAATGAAAACATCAACTgatcattttaatatatatagtcTAGCAGTGTTTACCCGAGTATCAGAGATCCAGGTTGTGACAAGCCTAGGAGTGTTGACTGGGAATAGTAGTTAGTCCACCATTTCCCTACACTTATAGTACGAGTCATAGTAAATATGTAGCCTCCTCTAGCCAGGAAGCCTGACCTGCGTCTACGTCAGGAAGGTTGAACATGGCTGTAGAGCAGCTCTCCGGCCTTCGTGGGCGGCCATGACCCGCTCTGCCTCAGGACACAGCGCTCGGACCCGACTCAACTGGACATTTATCACGTCCGATCCAACAGTTGTCGTGAGCCACCATCTACAATACTCTTACCTTGGAAACACTGAACCTGAACACAATGAAATGTTGTGAATATTGATTCACTAGCTAATGCTTActcctaacttgtggattacagcaGAATATATCTCGGGTATCATAGAAACGAAGATCATAGATACTAGTTACAATCTAACGCGCAACTACCATATTGCGCATTTCATTGCTAAAATCCTTTGGTCATCAACAAAATTCCAGTCATTTcagatttaaaaatatataaaattcgtTGGAGCTTTGTAATTCTGGAAGTACATAGGACTACAGTAAAGGCCAATATTTGATCAGGATAAATAATAAATTGTTAGTAAACATTACAGTATTGCTAAATTTCACTTAACTGTCTTGTGCCGGTACAATGgcttgaaaaatatttattttattcatAACCTACTATGCAATTTGTACCTTCTCTAGTAAGCCAGGTGAGCCTATGCTAGATATCTATAATACCAGCAGCGTCAGAGGAAAGTGCACTTCAAGCTTGTTAAATCTTTTGATAATAGTTATTATGGTATAATTAAACTTCAAGGATTTAGCTCGGTTTTATTACAAAAACGCCCTTAAaagtattaaataaatataaataacaatTAGGCGTGTGTTCCATTTTCTGAAACAATGTAGTACCAATGGTGGGAAGCCTAGCACACTAGCCACggtgacctccgccaccaccaatgCCCGCACCACCTCCGCCACGACCTCCGACTCCCACACTTGCACTTGGTCGTCCCACACTTGCACTTGGTCGTCCCACACCAGCACCTGGTCGTCCATGACTAGCACCTGGTCGTCCCACACCAACACCTGGTCGTCCCACACCAACACCTGGTCGTCCTGCACCTGGTCGTCCCACAATAGTGGGCCTACCTCGTTGCCCAAGATTGAGACCCACACCATTAGCAAAAGGTCGACTCGCACCAGTAGGCCTACCACGTTGCCCAACACCCAAACCTACACCAGTTCCACGTCGTCCAGCACCGACATCAGCAAAGGGCCGTCCCAGACCAGTACCAAAGGGCCGTCGTAAGCCCTGGTCAAATATACCAAAGCCAGGACCGCCAAAACCAATTCCAAAGAGATAATCTTCAAACCCACCGAAGGTATTACCGAAGCCATCTCCAAAGCCACTACGAAAGTTACAACGACGTCGAGTTCGACAGCCTCGTCCAGGGAAGAATCCTTGGCCAGGGAAGAATCCTTGAGGGTCTGGCTGAGGTACGGGGCTGGACAGGGCCAAGCCCAACATGGCGCACCAGACAGCAGTCACCCACGACTGTAatggaattgaaattgaaataagtttattgaggtaaaatacacacaaagggatgaggtagc
The Procambarus clarkii isolate CNS0578487 chromosome 60, FALCON_Pclarkii_2.0, whole genome shotgun sequence genome window above contains:
- the LOC123766729 gene encoding uncharacterized protein yields the protein MKLLLATVVVSVVLGTTSATPDPAPHSYQRGRSSHHRGGYHSTGGFSGHGGHHGSQFGRPGSHGSQFGGYGSVGGFGSHGGVGGFGSHGGVSGLGNHGGVGGFGSHGGVGGFGSHGGVSGFGSHGSVGGLGNPGGVGGFGSHGSLGGLGNPGSVGGFGSHGGVSGLGNPGGVGGFGNHGGVGGLGNHGGVGGFGSQGGQLVSQGGSHSGGQGSIIPIDSIRSHKPQG
- the LOC123766728 gene encoding translation initiation factor IF-2, which produces MKVSWVTAVWCAMLGLALSSPVPQPDPQGFFPGQGFFPGRGCRTRRRCNFRSGFGDGFGNTFGGFEDYLFGIGFGGPGFGIFDQGLRRPFGTGLGRPFADVGAGRRGTGVGLGVGQRGRPTGASRPFANGVGLNLGQRGRPTIVGRPGAGRPGVGVGRPGVGVGRPGASHGRPGAGVGRPSASVGRPSASVGVGGRGGGGAGIGGGGGHRG